The stretch of DNA GGTGATATATTAGGAGTAGTTGTTTTAAATAGTAGTGAAGATATAAATTATAAAAATATAAGCTGGAATAGTAATAAAACACCTTTAGTCATACATAGACTTTTTATAGCTAATGATTATATGGGAAAAGGTTATGGTAAGTTATTAATTGAAAAAATAATAGATAAAGGAAGAAATGATGGATTTGAATCTATACGATTAGATACCTTTAGTAAAAATATTAATGCTCAAAAGTTATATACTAAAAGTGGTTTTACATATAAAGGAACTATTAATTTAGATGGAAAAAATGGTGATTTTTTTTGTTATGAAATTAAATTTTAGGAAATTTTCTGAAAAGTAGTTGACAAATTTATGAAAGAATAATATATTAATATCAACAACAAAAACTTAATACATTATAAGATGTTTCTTATAAAGAGTGGTGGAGGGACTGGCCCTATGAAGCCCAGCAACCTACTTTTAAAATAGGTAGATAAACTTTCTAAAAGTGTTTATTTGTGTACTTGTTTTTAAGAGTGTGGTGCTAATTCCTGCAGCTAGGTTTAGCTGAAATATGAGAGAATAGATTGATGGGCGATTTCTACGCACTAGAGTTTTATTCTCTAGTGCGTTTTTTATTTTAGTAAATTTAAAGGAGGTTCAGATATGATTGAAATAAATAATTTAAGCAAAAGTTTTGGAAGTTTTGAGGTTTTAAAAGATATTTCTTTAGAAATAAAAAAAGGAGAAATATATGGACTAATTGGACATAGTGGAGCAGGTAAATCTACTTTATTAAGATGTATAAATGGATTAGAGGGTTATGACAATGGGTCTCTTAAAGTTATGGGTAAGGAAGTTAAAACTCTAAAAAATAATAGTCTAAGAGAATTTAGAAAGGATTTAGGTATGATATTTCAAAACTTTAATCTTTTAAAGAGAAAGTCTGTTTTTGATAATGTAGCACTTCCTTTAGAGGTTTGGGGTTATAAAAAAAGCTATATAGATAAAAGAGTTAAAGAACTATTGAATCTTGTTGGATTAGAGGACAAGGCTAATAGTAAACCAGAAGAATTAAGTGGAGGACAAAAGCAAAGGGTGGCTATAGCAAGAGCATTAGCTTTAGAACCTAAAATACTACTTTGTGATGAAGCTACATCGGCATTAGATCCTAAAACAACAAAAGATATATTATCTTTACTTGCAAGAATTAATAAAAAATTAGGTATTACAATTGTCATTGTTACACATCAGATGGAAGTGGTTAAGGAAATTTGTAAAAAGGTAGCGTTAATAGAAGGGGGCATTTTAAAAATAAAGGGACAAGCAGAAGATCTTTTCTTAAAACCTGGAGTATCTCTTAAAAAATTTTTAGGAGAGGAAGAGGAGGAACTACTACCAGATGAAGGTATAAATATAAAATTATTCTTTCCAAG from Clostridium chauvoei encodes:
- a CDS encoding methionine ABC transporter ATP-binding protein, encoding MIEINNLSKSFGSFEVLKDISLEIKKGEIYGLIGHSGAGKSTLLRCINGLEGYDNGSLKVMGKEVKTLKNNSLREFRKDLGMIFQNFNLLKRKSVFDNVALPLEVWGYKKSYIDKRVKELLNLVGLEDKANSKPEELSGGQKQRVAIARALALEPKILLCDEATSALDPKTTKDILSLLARINKKLGITIVIVTHQMEVVKEICKKVALIEGGILKIKGQAEDLFLKPGVSLKKFLGEEEEELLPDEGINIKLFFPSTASENALITKMAREIGVDFSIVGGKLEKFRENVLGSLVININKEDKDNIISYLTNKNIILEVLN
- a CDS encoding GNAT family N-acetyltransferase; amino-acid sequence: MINFRLAKENDLDKLCNILDGIIENKPEGLNWSKDYPNREVLKTDIEKGELFVLEKGDILGVVVLNSSEDINYKNISWNSNKTPLVIHRLFIANDYMGKGYGKLLIEKIIDKGRNDGFESIRLDTFSKNINAQKLYTKSGFTYKGTINLDGKNGDFFCYEIKF